The Streptomyces sp. NBC_00659 genomic interval GGCCTCCCTCATCAGCTGGAGGATGTTGGCATAGGAGGGGGACTCGACGGCGATGCGTTCGCCGCGGCCCGCGAAGAGATGACAGATCGCGTCGATCGCGCCCATCGCCCCGGTGGTCACCATGATCTGTTCGGGCATGGTGGGGATACCGCGCGCCGTGTACCGCTCGGCGAGCATGGCACGCAGCGCGGGGAGGCCGGCGGGGTAGTCGCCGTGCGTGTGCGCGTACGGGGGCAGTTCCTCCAGGGCGCCCTGGACGGCTCGGGTCAGCCACGGCTCCGGCGCGGGCAGCGCCGCGCAGCCGAGGTCGATCATCGAACCGAGGGTCTCGGGGGGCAGGGGTTCCAGACCGCGCGCGGGCAGCGGATTCCCGGCGGGGACCGCGGTCCAGCTCCCGGCTCCGCGGCGCGACTCGAGGAAGCCCTCCGCGCGCAGCGCCTCGTAGGCCGCGGCGACGGTCGTACGGCTGACGGAAAGGGCCAGTGCCAGTTCCCGCTCGGCGGGCAGCCGCGCGGCGACCGGTACCCGTCCTTCGAGCACCAGCAGCCTGACACCGTCGGCGAGCGCGCGGTACGCGGGCGGACGACGGGTGCCCGGGCCCGCGGGGCGCTCCTGCTGGGAGTTGAGGAGCCGGGCGAGCTGCGCGGCCCCCACCGCCGAAGTCCACTGCGCCATGATTCCAGTCCACCTTCCCCGAATTGGCCATGGTTGAAGCCACTTCTCAAGCCACAGAGTGTCATGCGCCAGGCCACTACCACCACCGGGGGCATCCCTTGTCCACACGCTCCGAGTCCGCACCCGCCGAGACTCCCGGGTCCGGGCGGCTCCCCCGCCGTCTCGTCCAGCTCTACGCCGGGCTCGCCCTGTACGGCGCGAGCGCGGCACTCCTCGTGGAAGCGGGTCTCGGCCTCGAGCCGTGGGGCGTGCTGCACCAGGGCCTCGCCGAGCTGACCGGCCTGACGATCGGTGTCGTGTCGATCATCGTGGGGGCCGCGGTGCTGCTCCTGTGGATCCCGCTGCGCCAGCGGCCCGGCCTCGGCACCGTCTCCAACGTCTTCGTGGTCGGCCTGGCCATGGACGGCACCCTGGCGCTGATCCCGGACGTCCACTCCCTGGCCCTGCGGATTCCGCTGCTGGTGGCGGGCGTTGCGCTGAACGGCGTGGCCACGGGCCTGTACATCTCGGCCAGCTTCGGTCCGGGTCCCCGCGACGGCCTGATGACGGGACTGCACCGGCGTACGGGCCGATCGGTCCGTCTGGTGCGCACGGTGCTCGAAGTGGCCGTCGTGGCGACGGGCTTCGCCCTCGGCGGGACGGTCGGAGTCGGCACGGTGCTCTACGCCGTAGCCATCGGCCCCCTGGCCCAGCTCTTCCTGAAGGTGTTCGCCGCCCGTCCGGCACCGCTCCGCTGCGCCGTTGTCGCCCCAGGTCAACCCGAGCGCGCCATACTGCCCGGGTGAGCACGCGCACTCTTCACCCCTACCTCGACCACCCCGGCCCGATCCCCTTCGCCCACCGCGGCGGATCTGCGGACGGCCTGGAGAACACCCTCACGCAGTTCCGGCGGGCGGTGAACGCCGGATACCGCTATATCGAGACCGACGTGCACGCCACGGCGGACGGCAGGCTGGTCGCCTTCCACGACACGACCCTCGACCGGGTGACCGACGGCGCGGGCCGGATCGCGGACCTCCCCTGGGACGACGTGCGCCAGGCGCGCGTGGCGGGCAAGGAACCGGTCCCCCTCTTCGAGGACCTGCTCGAAGAGTTTCCCGAGACGCGCTGGAACGTCGACGTCAAGGCCGAACCCGCGCTCGTCCCCCTGCTCGACCTGATCGACCGCACCGACGCCTGGGACCGCGTCTGTGTCGGTTCGTTCTCCGAGGCCCGCGTGACCCGTGCCCAGCATCTCGCCGGGCCGCGCCTGGCGACCTCGTTCGGCACCCGGGGAGTACTCAACCTGCGGCTGCGCTCGTGGGGCGTGCCCGCCGCGGTGCGCCGCTCGGCGGTCGCGGCGCAGGTCCCCGAGACACAGTCGGGCGTGCCGGTGGTCGACCGCCGCTTCGTACGGGCGGCCCACGCGCGCGGGCTCCAGGTGCACGTGTGGACCGTGAACGAATCGGAACGCATGCACCGGCTCCTGGACCTGGGAGTCGATGGCATCATGACCGATCACATCGACACACTGCGCAAGGTCCTGGAAGACCGGGGCACCTGGTTCTGAGCCTCCTCGCGCGGTCCGTTCACGGGGAAGCGAGGGCACGGGTGAGCACGGACACCGTGCGGGCGGGGGCGGCCGAGGAGGCCGCGGAGCGCCGGCGAGAACAACGCGGCTGGTACTTCTACGACTGGGCCTGCTCCGTCTACTCGACGAGCGTGCTCACCGTGTTCCTCGGCCCCTATCTGACGGCGGTGGCCAAGCACGCGGCGGACGCGGACGGGTTCGTCCACCCGCTGGGGGTACCGGTCCGCGCCGGCTCCTTCTTCGCGTACGCGGTCTCCGCCTCGGTGATCGTGTCGATCGTCGTGATGCCGATGGCCGGTGCCGCCGCCGACCGCACGGGCCGCAAGAAGCCGCTGCTCGCGGCGGCGGCCTACCTGGGCGCCGGAGCCACCACGGGCATGTTCTTCCTGGACGGCGACCGCTATCTGCTGGGCGGACTGCTGCTGATCGTCGCGAACGCCTCGCTGGCCGTGTCGATGGTGCTGTACAACTCCTACCTCCCGCAGATCGCCCCGCCCGAGGAGCGCGACGCCGTCTCCTCCCGGGGCTGGGCCTTCGGGTACGCGGCGGGCGCCGTGGTCCTGGTGGCGAACCTGGTCCTTTTCACGGCCCATGACAGTTTCGGCGTGTCCGAGTCGACGGCCGTACGCATCTGCCTGGCCTCGGCGGGTGTCTGGTGGGGCGCCTTCACACTCGTCCCGCTGAAGCGGCTGCGCGACCGCCGTACCCCCTCCGCCGGACAGGCGTCCGCACACGGATGGCGGCAGCTGGCCGCCACGGTGCGCGACATGCGCCGCCAGCCCCTCACGCTCTCCTTCCTGCTCGCCTACCTCATCTACAACGACGGCATCCAGACCGTCATCTCGCAGGCCTCGGTCTACGGCTCCGAGGAGCTGGGCCTCAGCCAGTCGACGCTGATCACCGCCGTACTCCTGGTCCAGGTGCTCGCGGTCGGGGGCGCACTGGGCATGGGCCGGCTGGCCCGCACGTACGGCGCCAAACGCACCATCCTCGGCTCACTCGTCGCCTGGACGCTCACCCTCGCCGCCGGGTACTTCCTGCCCGCCGGCGCGCCCGTGTGGTTCTTCGTCCTCGCCTCGGGCATCGGACTGGTCCTGGGCGGCAGCCAGGCGCTGTCGCGCTCCCTGTTCTCGCACCTCGTGCCGAGCGGCAAGGAGGCCGAGTACTTCTCCGCGTACGAGATGAGCGACCGCGGGATGAGCTGGCTCGGCCCGCTGCTGTTCGGACTGACCTACCAGCTGACGGGAAGTTATCGGGACGCGATCATCTCGCTCGTGGTCTTCTTCGTCATCGGCTTCGTCCTGCTCGCGCGGGTACCGGTGCGCCGGGCCGTGCGGGACGCGGGCAATCCCGTACCCGAGAGGATTTAGCGCCGGGGGCCAAAGAGCGGTAGTGTACGCGTTTGGCCTGCCTGCCGTACCGTTACTGCGCGTCAATGATACTGAAGCGTTGGGTGACATCTGATGCCAGATGTGACAAACCGGGCGACGGTGGGTACAACAAGGGGCGGCTACGACGGCGACGCATGACCCATCAACGGGAATCTTTACCGCCGACCGGACGTTGACCGGATGACGACGACAGCGACACCTGTCCTGTGGGCGACAAGCCCGGGAGGCACGATTCATGAGTGAGCGAGCTCTTCGCGGCACACGCCTCGTAGTGACCAGCTATGAGACGGACCGCGGCATCGACCTGGCCCCGCGCCAGGCCGTGGAGTACGCATGCGAGAAGGGGCATCGTTTTGAGATGCCCTTCTCGGTGGAGGCCGAAATTCCGGCGGAGTGGGAGTGCAAGGTCTGCGGGGCCCAGGCACTTCTCGTCGACGGCGACG includes:
- a CDS encoding RNA polymerase-binding protein RbpA produces the protein MSERALRGTRLVVTSYETDRGIDLAPRQAVEYACEKGHRFEMPFSVEAEIPAEWECKVCGAQALLVDGDGPEEKKAKPARTHWDMLMERRTREELEEVLEERLAVLRSGAMNIAVHPRDSRKSA
- the yczE gene encoding membrane protein YczE, with the protein product MSTRSESAPAETPGSGRLPRRLVQLYAGLALYGASAALLVEAGLGLEPWGVLHQGLAELTGLTIGVVSIIVGAAVLLLWIPLRQRPGLGTVSNVFVVGLAMDGTLALIPDVHSLALRIPLLVAGVALNGVATGLYISASFGPGPRDGLMTGLHRRTGRSVRLVRTVLEVAVVATGFALGGTVGVGTVLYAVAIGPLAQLFLKVFAARPAPLRCAVVAPGQPERAILPG
- a CDS encoding glycerophosphodiester phosphodiesterase; this translates as MSTRTLHPYLDHPGPIPFAHRGGSADGLENTLTQFRRAVNAGYRYIETDVHATADGRLVAFHDTTLDRVTDGAGRIADLPWDDVRQARVAGKEPVPLFEDLLEEFPETRWNVDVKAEPALVPLLDLIDRTDAWDRVCVGSFSEARVTRAQHLAGPRLATSFGTRGVLNLRLRSWGVPAAVRRSAVAAQVPETQSGVPVVDRRFVRAAHARGLQVHVWTVNESERMHRLLDLGVDGIMTDHIDTLRKVLEDRGTWF
- a CDS encoding MFS transporter, whose translation is MSTDTVRAGAAEEAAERRREQRGWYFYDWACSVYSTSVLTVFLGPYLTAVAKHAADADGFVHPLGVPVRAGSFFAYAVSASVIVSIVVMPMAGAAADRTGRKKPLLAAAAYLGAGATTGMFFLDGDRYLLGGLLLIVANASLAVSMVLYNSYLPQIAPPEERDAVSSRGWAFGYAAGAVVLVANLVLFTAHDSFGVSESTAVRICLASAGVWWGAFTLVPLKRLRDRRTPSAGQASAHGWRQLAATVRDMRRQPLTLSFLLAYLIYNDGIQTVISQASVYGSEELGLSQSTLITAVLLVQVLAVGGALGMGRLARTYGAKRTILGSLVAWTLTLAAGYFLPAGAPVWFFVLASGIGLVLGGSQALSRSLFSHLVPSGKEAEYFSAYEMSDRGMSWLGPLLFGLTYQLTGSYRDAIISLVVFFVIGFVLLARVPVRRAVRDAGNPVPERI